In the genome of Vibrio sp. NTOU-M3, one region contains:
- a CDS encoding TRAP transporter substrate-binding protein has translation MKLHKIAALMSVPLMAMSMQVQAKNMRIGIGVPESHFEYAAMQKFEKHLEDNTDIDVTIYPSNQLGNDQEALEQIKFNAVQMNLPSPAVLGNIVKEFNILTLPFIFPTEDIANQVVDGAWGQELSSKLAKAGYVGLGYGNFGFRHVTNNSRPIEKLADFDGLKLRTMQNKAHLDAFRALGANPTPMAFSELFSSLQQGVVDGQENPYTNIYSQRLYEVQKYVSDTGHVYSWVVFVVGKKFYDGLTAKEQKTMQEAARMAIEHMRVSVKAQDEKSLQSMIDAGLTYTPLAPEVKAEMLQKVAPVVQKYADKIDPELYKKLTEEVAKLN, from the coding sequence ATGAAATTACATAAGATTGCTGCACTAATGAGCGTTCCTTTAATGGCTATGTCTATGCAAGTTCAAGCCAAAAATATGCGCATTGGTATCGGTGTTCCAGAGTCCCATTTTGAATACGCTGCGATGCAGAAATTTGAAAAACATCTGGAAGATAACACTGATATTGACGTGACTATTTACCCAAGTAACCAGTTGGGAAATGACCAAGAAGCGCTTGAGCAGATCAAGTTCAATGCGGTGCAGATGAATCTCCCTTCTCCTGCTGTACTTGGCAATATCGTAAAGGAATTCAACATTTTAACCTTACCGTTCATTTTCCCTACTGAAGATATTGCAAATCAAGTTGTCGATGGTGCTTGGGGTCAAGAGCTGTCTTCTAAATTGGCGAAAGCTGGGTATGTGGGTTTAGGTTATGGCAACTTTGGTTTTCGTCATGTAACTAATAACTCTCGCCCCATTGAAAAGCTAGCAGATTTTGATGGTTTAAAACTTCGCACTATGCAGAACAAGGCGCACCTTGATGCGTTCCGTGCGTTAGGTGCAAACCCGACACCAATGGCATTCTCAGAGCTGTTTTCATCATTGCAACAAGGCGTGGTGGACGGACAGGAAAACCCTTATACCAACATTTATTCACAACGCTTGTACGAGGTACAGAAATACGTTTCTGACACCGGACACGTTTACTCATGGGTTGTCTTTGTTGTTGGTAAAAAGTTTTATGACGGGCTAACTGCAAAAGAACAAAAGACAATGCAAGAAGCTGCGCGAATGGCGATAGAACACATGCGTGTGTCGGTCAAAGCACAAGATGAGAAATCGCTGCAAAGTATGATTGATGCGGGCTTAACTTACACACCACTGGCTCCAGAAGTGAAAGCAGAAATGCTACAAAAAGTCGCGCCTGTCGTTCAAAAGTATGCCGACAAAATTGATCCTGAACTCTATAAAAAGCTGACAGAAGAAGTCGCTAAACTCAACTAA
- the dgoD gene encoding galactonate dehydratase, protein MKIIGYEKFIVAPRWGFLKIMTDEGIVGWGEPCLEGRTHTVHTCVDELMEYLIGKDPRDIELHWNYLHRSTFYRGGAVMMSALSGIDQALWDIKGKELGVPVYQLLGGKCRDKIQTYSWIGGDRPDDVVRMAKERKALGFNAIKMNGTEELNYIDNHSKVDALLERVQSLRDAMGKDFGIGIDFHGRVHKAMAKIMLKELEPMRPMFVEEPVLSEHFDCIHEIAQYGAIPIATGERLHSRWDFKELLNKGGVDIIQPDICHCGGITELKKIAAMAEAYDVALAPHCPLGAIALASSVHIDTNCQNAIIQEQSIGMHYNKGNDVLDYVENKEVFAFEEGYCLNIEGPGLGIDIDEEFMREQHIKALEQPKWRNPHWTHPDGSFAEW, encoded by the coding sequence ATGAAAATTATTGGTTACGAAAAATTCATTGTGGCACCTCGCTGGGGATTTCTAAAAATAATGACCGATGAAGGTATTGTTGGGTGGGGTGAACCTTGTCTCGAAGGGCGTACCCATACCGTTCATACCTGTGTTGATGAGCTTATGGAGTACCTGATTGGCAAAGATCCAAGAGATATCGAACTGCACTGGAACTATTTACACCGGTCTACTTTTTACCGAGGTGGTGCAGTAATGATGAGTGCATTGTCTGGAATTGATCAGGCGCTGTGGGACATTAAAGGCAAAGAGTTAGGCGTTCCTGTTTATCAGCTTCTTGGTGGTAAATGTCGCGACAAAATACAAACTTACTCGTGGATTGGTGGAGATAGGCCAGATGATGTTGTTCGAATGGCAAAAGAGCGAAAAGCGCTTGGCTTCAATGCCATCAAAATGAATGGTACAGAAGAGCTCAACTATATCGACAATCACAGCAAAGTAGATGCTTTGCTGGAGCGGGTACAGAGTCTTAGAGACGCAATGGGTAAAGACTTTGGGATTGGTATCGACTTTCATGGTCGGGTGCATAAAGCCATGGCGAAAATCATGCTTAAAGAACTTGAGCCGATGCGACCAATGTTTGTTGAAGAACCCGTACTTTCAGAGCATTTCGACTGCATACATGAAATAGCCCAATACGGAGCGATCCCGATTGCAACAGGGGAACGTTTGCATTCTCGTTGGGATTTTAAAGAGCTGTTGAACAAAGGTGGTGTCGATATCATTCAACCGGATATTTGCCATTGTGGTGGGATCACAGAGCTAAAGAAAATTGCTGCCATGGCTGAAGCGTATGATGTTGCATTAGCGCCACATTGTCCGCTTGGCGCAATTGCCCTTGCATCGTCTGTTCATATCGATACGAACTGTCAAAACGCCATTATTCAGGAGCAGAGCATCGGCATGCACTATAACAAGGGCAATGATGTGCTTGATTATGTAGAAAATAAGGAAGTTTTTGCATTTGAAGAGGGGTATTGCCTGAATATTGAAGGGCCGGGACTCGGTATCGATATCGATGAAGAGTTTATGCGAGAACAACATATCAAAGCGTTAGAGCAGCCAAAGTGGAGAAACCCACATTGGACGCACCCTGACGGCTCATTTGCGGAGTGGTAA
- a CDS encoding TRAP transporter small permease translates to MDENNKSFWDNFEEYISTVLFIALIVLCFLQILFRFVFNFSLSWTEELSRYVFIALVYFAASLAIIRGAHVRVEVIDGFVKGTRKKILDSCIDLSFAAFMVWIGYYGLEISVDALAIEQTTPALEWQAGWVYAIVPVTFYLMALRLLQRVYRRATGKLEHEYALNEAEEALNKMKQDKENR, encoded by the coding sequence ATGGATGAGAACAACAAATCATTCTGGGACAATTTTGAGGAGTACATTAGTACCGTCCTTTTTATTGCCTTGATTGTTCTATGCTTTTTACAGATTTTATTTCGATTCGTTTTTAATTTTTCGCTGTCATGGACCGAAGAGCTCTCGCGTTATGTCTTTATTGCGCTGGTGTATTTTGCGGCGAGCCTCGCCATCATAAGAGGTGCCCATGTACGTGTGGAAGTGATTGATGGTTTCGTGAAGGGAACACGAAAAAAAATTCTCGATTCGTGTATCGACTTATCGTTCGCTGCTTTTATGGTGTGGATTGGTTATTACGGCTTAGAGATCTCCGTTGATGCGCTAGCTATTGAGCAAACAACGCCAGCACTTGAATGGCAAGCTGGCTGGGTTTACGCCATCGTGCCCGTTACCTTTTACCTCATGGCCTTGCGGTTACTCCAGCGCGTCTATCGTCGAGCAACTGGCAAATTAGAACATGAATATGCCTTAAATGAAGCGGAAGAAGCGCTAAATAAAATGAAGCAAGATAAGGAGAACCGCTAA
- a CDS encoding 2-dehydro-3-deoxygalactonokinase, translating into MNWIAVDWGTTNFRAFLMTSEGDCLDRISAEKGLLSITPEEYPDVFEQLTSHWTEEYGPLPVLMAGMVGSQQGWREVPYVSVPVDAKSLAKDIELVDLKNGGTAGIVCGVTCVNKFGIADVMRGEEVQLVGLQDKLKSDFFAVLYGTHSKHAHCVNGRLSRFSTVMTGELYSLLVEHSILGRALPKQLFDKEAFVTGVTTGYQHPLNHILFSARTSRLFRSIDETHVESYLSGLLIGHEFSQTESGEKAYLIGSKRLATHYSLALTHLDLEHEIIDGDECFLAGMTHIFLHGDVNE; encoded by the coding sequence ATGAACTGGATCGCCGTGGATTGGGGCACAACAAACTTCAGGGCATTTCTAATGACGTCGGAAGGGGACTGTCTTGACAGAATTAGCGCTGAAAAAGGGTTGCTTTCGATCACTCCAGAAGAATATCCCGATGTGTTTGAGCAGTTAACTAGCCATTGGACTGAAGAATATGGCCCGCTACCTGTACTGATGGCTGGCATGGTCGGCTCGCAACAAGGTTGGCGTGAGGTGCCTTATGTGTCTGTGCCTGTTGATGCGAAAAGCTTAGCGAAAGATATCGAACTGGTGGACCTAAAAAACGGCGGGACCGCAGGGATTGTATGCGGGGTGACATGTGTGAATAAATTTGGCATCGCTGATGTGATGCGAGGTGAAGAAGTACAACTTGTTGGCCTGCAAGACAAACTGAAAAGTGATTTTTTTGCTGTACTTTATGGAACCCATAGTAAGCATGCTCATTGTGTTAATGGAAGGCTAAGCCGCTTTTCGACCGTAATGACCGGAGAGTTGTACTCATTGTTAGTTGAACACAGCATTTTGGGTAGAGCGTTACCGAAACAGCTTTTCGACAAAGAAGCATTTGTAACTGGTGTCACTACTGGGTATCAGCATCCGCTTAATCATATTCTATTTAGTGCGCGAACCTCGCGGTTGTTTCGCTCAATTGATGAAACCCATGTGGAGAGCTATCTATCCGGTTTATTGATTGGCCACGAGTTTTCTCAAACAGAATCAGGTGAGAAAGCTTATCTTATCGGGTCAAAGCGACTCGCAACTCACTATTCCCTCGCACTGACGCATTTGGATCTCGAGCACGAAATTATCGATGGTGACGAATGCTTTTTAGCAGGAATGACACATATTTTTCTACACGGTGACGTTAATGAATAA
- a CDS encoding TRAP transporter large permease, with protein MDIFLISMLVFCLLLFIGMPIAISIGMCTAFALLLADIPMSFIAQTAFTSLDSFTYLAIPMFIMAGFVMERGGLSGRIVNFAASLIGRTSGGLGIVTVVACMFFAAISGSSPATVAAIGSMMVPSMIEKGYNRHFAGALTASAGSLGILIPPSIPMIIYAVTAEISIGDMFLAGFIPGGMIGLGLIVAVYVIAKRRGYRGQDEAFSFAKVKETFLEAKWALLTPVIILGGIYSGVFTATEAACITVIYTLIVSFFIHKEMTIADLIPTVSRAALTTGCVIIILGFATAFARYLTISMIPQMIGEAILQLTDNPTIILLIFVALIMFTGLFIETAAQILIYTPLFLPILVQLGISPFHFGIILIVGTELALITPPVGVNLFVAKGITGSSMVQLTRAVVPFLISMLLVQIALVFMPGVITFLPELFK; from the coding sequence ATGGATATTTTCCTGATCTCTATGTTGGTATTTTGCTTGCTGCTGTTTATCGGCATGCCAATTGCCATCAGTATCGGTATGTGTACGGCGTTTGCACTGCTTTTGGCTGACATTCCAATGTCGTTTATTGCGCAAACAGCCTTCACATCGCTCGACTCATTTACTTACTTGGCGATTCCAATGTTCATCATGGCAGGGTTTGTGATGGAGCGGGGCGGACTTTCCGGTCGCATTGTTAACTTTGCAGCCAGCCTTATCGGCCGAACTTCTGGCGGCTTGGGTATTGTGACTGTTGTTGCTTGTATGTTTTTTGCCGCAATATCAGGTTCGTCACCTGCAACTGTTGCTGCCATTGGCTCCATGATGGTGCCGTCAATGATAGAAAAAGGTTACAACCGTCATTTTGCTGGGGCGTTAACGGCCTCTGCTGGGTCATTAGGTATTTTGATCCCGCCATCAATTCCAATGATCATTTATGCGGTCACAGCAGAAATTTCAATTGGTGATATGTTCTTAGCAGGCTTTATTCCCGGGGGCATGATTGGTTTAGGATTGATTGTCGCGGTTTACGTTATCGCTAAACGCCGAGGGTATCGAGGGCAAGATGAAGCATTTTCATTCGCAAAAGTTAAAGAGACCTTTTTAGAAGCCAAGTGGGCGCTACTAACGCCAGTCATCATCTTAGGAGGGATTTACTCCGGAGTGTTTACGGCCACGGAAGCCGCTTGTATCACCGTTATCTACACTTTGATTGTGAGCTTCTTTATTCATAAAGAGATGACTATTGCTGACTTAATACCTACGGTATCTAGAGCGGCTCTAACGACGGGATGCGTTATCATTATCTTGGGGTTTGCGACGGCATTTGCTCGGTATTTAACAATAAGTATGATACCGCAAATGATTGGAGAGGCGATTCTTCAACTGACCGATAACCCAACCATCATCTTGTTGATCTTTGTTGCGCTGATCATGTTTACCGGTTTGTTTATCGAAACTGCAGCTCAAATCTTAATTTATACACCACTGTTTTTGCCTATTTTGGTCCAGCTTGGGATCAGTCCTTTCCATTTCGGCATTATTTTAATTGTCGGAACTGAGTTAGCGCTAATTACACCACCTGTTGGGGTCAATTTGTTTGTTGCAAAAGGGATTACCGGCTCTTCCATGGTCCAATTAACACGCGCCGTCGTTCCTTTCCTAATCAGCATGTTGTTGGTGCAAATTGCGCTCGTCTTTATGCCTGGTGTCATCACCTTCTTGCCTGAGTTATTTAAATAG
- a CDS encoding FadR/GntR family transcriptional regulator, giving the protein MTSSKSTLAVNKIVYDILKENTPAGMNLKGENELAQSLGVSRTSIRSALQTIASKGLITIMPKVGSVANTPDKWNWLDHDVLRWVSEYRAAATYIPYLLEVRLMVEPNAAALAALKATGENLAALERSYNRMATGLDDNDRERINSGDIDFHKQLLFATQNPFLISLGDALTTAMKVSFAETLEQNVTLSKPALQQHYRVMDAVRMRNPELARETMRDIVLGAIEKTVKSQSGTEFIK; this is encoded by the coding sequence ATGACAAGCTCAAAATCAACGTTGGCTGTTAATAAAATTGTTTACGACATATTAAAAGAGAATACGCCCGCAGGGATGAACCTTAAAGGGGAAAATGAACTGGCGCAAAGTCTTGGTGTATCAAGAACCTCGATACGAAGTGCATTACAAACCATCGCCAGTAAGGGCCTTATTACAATAATGCCAAAAGTGGGTAGCGTGGCTAATACTCCAGATAAGTGGAATTGGCTTGATCATGATGTACTAAGGTGGGTATCTGAATATCGCGCTGCAGCGACATATATCCCATATTTGCTTGAAGTTCGTTTGATGGTTGAACCAAATGCGGCGGCATTAGCTGCCCTAAAGGCAACGGGCGAAAATCTGGCTGCACTCGAAAGAAGTTATAACCGAATGGCGACAGGGTTAGATGATAACGACCGAGAAAGAATTAATTCAGGAGATATTGATTTTCATAAGCAGCTGTTGTTTGCAACTCAAAACCCATTTCTCATATCGTTAGGGGATGCGCTCACAACAGCTATGAAAGTGTCGTTTGCTGAAACGTTGGAACAAAACGTCACGTTAAGCAAACCAGCCTTGCAGCAGCATTATCGTGTTATGGATGCAGTTAGGATGCGTAACCCTGAGCTAGCAAGAGAAACAATGCGCGATATTGTTCTAGGAGCAATAGAGAAAACGGTTAAAAGCCAATCGGGTACAGAATTCATTAAATAA
- a CDS encoding 2-dehydro-3-deoxy-6-phosphogalactonate aldolase: MNNNKLEQCSWFKELPLIAILRGVEPEEVIAVTEELLDVGFRYIEIPLNSPQALKSISLVVDKFGDQAVVGAGTVTSIEKLLPVIETGAKLIVTPNMNPDVIRKAREHDCVIFSGIQTPTEAFTALECGASALKLFPAELIQPNGLKAIRSVLPPEVICCPTGGIDANPEQMRAYVQAGANGFGLGSGLYKKGLNLSQIRKRAHAYRDSWMSI, translated from the coding sequence ATGAATAACAACAAACTGGAACAATGTAGTTGGTTTAAAGAGCTTCCTCTTATCGCCATCTTGAGGGGGGTTGAACCTGAAGAAGTGATCGCAGTAACGGAAGAGTTATTGGATGTTGGCTTTCGTTATATCGAAATTCCACTGAACTCACCGCAAGCACTTAAAAGCATAAGTCTCGTCGTTGACAAGTTTGGCGACCAAGCTGTGGTTGGTGCGGGGACGGTTACCAGCATTGAAAAACTGCTTCCTGTCATTGAAACAGGGGCGAAATTAATTGTTACGCCGAATATGAATCCTGATGTGATCAGAAAAGCGAGAGAACACGACTGCGTGATCTTTTCAGGAATTCAAACACCTACAGAAGCATTTACAGCGCTAGAGTGTGGCGCCTCAGCGCTCAAACTTTTCCCGGCAGAACTAATTCAGCCGAACGGCTTAAAGGCCATTCGGTCTGTATTACCTCCTGAGGTAATTTGTTGTCCTACAGGTGGTATTGATGCAAATCCAGAGCAAATGCGTGCTTATGTTCAAGCGGGCGCAAATGGTTTTGGCTTAGGCTCTGGTTTATATAAGAAGGGGTTAAACCTCTCACAAATTAGAAAACGCGCACACGCGTACCGTGACAGTTGGATGTCTATATAA
- a CDS encoding DUF3360 family protein, with amino-acid sequence MNQVDEMDYQARRRKANEFSTRSEYLEHELSILKLKRWSIHLPKRDYGIEIEDWVPAIAATIGKVVMVTAMVAAFAAQFGLSPEFVAENVRFELLIAGLLFVIFFSAILNPLTNLAGTHGPMIPLIPLVAAAGGHPLALGIMVGVFGLILSATKGGSKLVKLTGEGVRGGLLIYLGAVGLISQLSKFESWSVASGMESVSFVVISATIVIYAYLAKIEKRWLAIPLCSLVAGIVSYMMGVPFEFTTEPGLPNMSPFYWWGEDTGWQLGWPDLEHYIAVIPFAILAVAMWSPDFLGHRVFQELNYPKSAKGALMDVDDTMTVCSVRQIIGAGLGGGNLASSWGTYMIPAAIAKRPIPGGALLTGVLCIFAAVLGYPMDLAMWEPVLRVALLVGVFLPLLEAGMQMVRNARNSQSAGICMFACALVNPVFGWAITMLLDNTGLIGNNERSAALSRTDKLGIPLAAVIVCVGALAVVGQLPGIPALL; translated from the coding sequence ATGAACCAAGTTGACGAAATGGACTACCAGGCTCGCCGCCGCAAGGCGAACGAGTTTTCAACACGATCAGAATACTTAGAGCATGAATTATCAATCTTAAAGTTAAAGCGTTGGAGTATCCATTTACCTAAACGTGACTACGGCATTGAAATAGAAGACTGGGTACCTGCGATTGCCGCAACCATTGGTAAAGTGGTTATGGTCACGGCCATGGTCGCAGCCTTTGCAGCACAATTTGGACTTTCCCCTGAGTTTGTTGCGGAAAACGTACGTTTTGAGTTGCTCATTGCTGGCCTGCTTTTTGTTATCTTTTTCTCAGCAATCTTAAACCCACTCACCAACCTCGCCGGTACCCACGGCCCTATGATCCCATTGATCCCTCTTGTTGCCGCTGCTGGTGGCCATCCACTTGCCTTGGGAATCATGGTTGGTGTTTTTGGTCTCATTCTCAGCGCAACGAAAGGCGGTTCAAAACTGGTAAAGCTAACAGGTGAAGGTGTCCGTGGCGGCCTTTTAATTTACTTGGGTGCCGTGGGCCTGATTAGCCAGTTGAGCAAGTTTGAATCGTGGTCTGTTGCTTCCGGGATGGAGTCAGTCTCCTTTGTTGTTATCTCTGCGACCATTGTTATCTATGCGTACCTTGCAAAGATCGAGAAACGCTGGCTAGCAATACCGCTCTGCTCACTTGTCGCAGGTATCGTTTCTTACATGATGGGCGTGCCGTTCGAATTCACGACAGAACCGGGCTTACCAAATATGAGCCCATTCTACTGGTGGGGTGAAGACACTGGCTGGCAACTTGGATGGCCGGACTTAGAACACTACATTGCCGTTATTCCGTTCGCAATCTTAGCTGTTGCAATGTGGTCACCTGACTTCTTAGGCCACCGTGTATTCCAAGAACTGAACTACCCGAAAAGTGCAAAAGGTGCATTGATGGATGTTGATGACACCATGACTGTTTGTTCAGTTCGTCAGATCATTGGTGCAGGACTTGGTGGGGGTAACCTTGCTTCTTCGTGGGGTACTTACATGATCCCTGCTGCCATCGCAAAACGCCCTATTCCGGGCGGCGCATTATTAACCGGTGTGTTGTGTATCTTCGCTGCAGTACTTGGCTACCCTATGGACTTAGCAATGTGGGAACCGGTTTTACGTGTTGCGTTGCTCGTCGGTGTTTTCTTACCACTACTTGAAGCTGGTATGCAAATGGTCCGTAATGCACGTAACTCGCAAAGTGCCGGTATCTGTATGTTTGCTTGTGCATTGGTTAACCCAGTATTTGGGTGGGCCATCACCATGCTACTCGATAATACAGGCCTTATTGGCAATAACGAACGCAGTGCGGCTCTATCACGTACTGACAAATTGGGCATCCCACTTGCCGCAGTTATTGTATGTGTCGGTGCACTGGCTGTGGTTGGTCAGTTGCCGGGTATCCCAGCGCTACTTTAA